The genomic interval CTCCTCTAGGAGCGCAGGAATATACAGGGCACTGGTATAGTCTGTGACACCGATTCGAAATTGGCGTTGGCTTTCACTCGGTTTGAAATTGACGTGTTGGGATACCACTCCCTGAATATCGGACAGCGCTTGCGTGATTACGGCTGCCAATTCTCTGGCCTGAGCAGTCGGGTTCATTGACCCGGCATGCTTGACGAACAGCTCGTCTCCAAAGATCTCGCGCAACCTATTCAGCGAATGACTGATCGCCGATTGTGTTCGACCAGCCCGCTCTGCGGCGCGAGTGACACTGCGTTCCTGCATGAGAAGATCAAAAACTTTCAGTAGGTTCAGGTCAATTTGATTAAGACTGAAATCGCTTCTCATCCGAGCCTCGTTTTACGTTTTGGCCCGGTATAATAATGAATGTGGCTCATATTACCATGCCGAATATTCATTCGCCGCCCAAGGGACCAGACGGTATGGTCCTTTCGCGGGTGTAGAGAGGATGCACCCTACAAAGCCTGTTCTCGCGCACTGTTCGGACAGAGAGGCAAGTCACACTTGCATCTCTGATGGCCGACGTGCGTCGAAACCAGGGCGATGAAGACAAACGCAACAAGGGAACATAAAATGACTGCCATTAAATCTGTAATGCTTTCGACAGCGGTGCTGATGGCTAGCGCAACTGCTTCGCTCGCAGACGAGGTTCCGCTTCCGGCCTATGTGAAGGACAGCGGCAAATTGCCAATCGCGACCACCATTTATGCTCCCTTCTCTTACATCGACGAGAGCGGCAAGCAGGTCGGTCTCAGCGTCGAATTGGCTCAGGCAGCTGCCAAAACACTTGGCGTCGAGCTGACCATCGACCAGGTCCCATTTACGTCTCTCATTCCGTCTTTGAGTGCTGACCGGATCAAGATCGCCTGGCTCAATGCATCGGTAACTGAAGAACGTCTCAAGCAAGCGGATTTCGTCGCGTGGATGGAGGACGGCACCATCGCTTCGACCCTCCCCGAAAACAAAGACAAATACGCGAAGCGCACGGCACTGTGTGGTGGCACGGTCGCGGTTCAGTCCGGCACGGCAGCCGACTTTTCTGCGGATCAGCTGAACCAGGAGTGCAAAACCGCCGGCCTTCAGGAATTCAAGAAGGATATATATCCGTCGCAGCAGGACACTGTTCAGGCCGTCATCACCGGACGGGCTGACGCTTATCTGGATGACTCTACGTCAGCCGGATACTACTCGCAGGTCAGCAAGGGAAAACTCGTTCTGACGGGCGAGGTCTTTCACAAGAAACCTATCGGCCACATCATCAAGAAGGGCGACGCCGAAACCGCCACCATGCTTGCTGCCACGATCCAAAAATTGATTGACGACGGCACCTACAAGGCCATCCTCGACAAATACGGCATGTCTTCGGCCGCGATCGCAAAGCCGATCGTCTACACGGATGTATCCCAGCTCAAAGATTGACCTCCATCTCCCCGCTCTGCCGATCTGGCAGAGCGGGGAGAACAGGTAATTCGGCCGCAACTCGATTTGCGAAAAGTCATCATATCACTCTAAGAAGGAATCGAGGACTTGAACGTTCTCCCCCTCAAAGACGATAGCGTCGCTGCAAAGCACACGACGCAGTTCAAGGTGGTGCCTCTCCGTCATCCCTGGCGCTGGACGGCTGCTGGTTTGGTCGCAATTCTTATGCTTCTGCTGATGCAGGCAGTCGTCAGCAATCCCAACCTTCAGTGGCCCGTCGTAGCCTCCTACATCCTGAACCCGATTATCTTGCAAGGGCTATGGATAACTGTCGGATTGACCCTGGCCATCATGTTTTTTGCCAGCGTCATTGGCATGATCGTCGCCTTGATGATGCTTTCGCCGAGCAGAATGCTGTCACTCCCGGCCGCAGGGTTCATCTGGTGGTTCCGGGGCACACCAGCGCTCGTCCAGCTTATCCTTTGGTACAACCTGTCGCTCATCTTCAAAGACATCACGCTTTGGTTGCCGGGCCTTGGTACGATCTTTTCGATTCCCACGAACACGATAATGACGCCGTTGGTTGCGGCGGTCGTTGCGCTGTCCCTCCATGAAGCGGGCTATATGGCGGAGATCATCCGAAACGGATTGAAATCAGTGAGCCGTGGCCAAACCGAAGCGGCTCTGTGTCTTGGGATGAAACCGTCTCTGTTGCTGCGACGGATTGTTATCCCTCAAGCGATGCGCGTCATCATTCCTCCGACCGGAAACGAGACGATCAATCTGCTCAAAACGACGTCCCTCGTCAGTATCATTGCCGTCGGCGACCTTTTGTACTCGGCGCAGGCGATTTATGCCCGGACGTTCGAAACCATCCCTCTCTTGCTCGTCGCCACTTTCTGGTACCTCGTTGTCGTCTCCATAATGACCGTCGGTCAAGGCTACCTGGAACGTTACTACTCAAGAGATGAAGCCGGACACGACTCCGCTCCGGTTGGCCTATCACGGCTTGGTTTGATCCTCACTATGCGTGAAAAATGGAGAGCCGCACAATGAAGACCAATCACTTCGAACGGTTCGGTGTCTCTTCCTCCGTCATGATACACGCGTCAGATGTCAGGAAATCCTACGGTAGCTATGAAGTACTGAAGGGCGTGAATGTCTCGGTGCCGAACGGATCGGTCGCCTGCATTATCGGACCGTCCGGCTCTGGTAAGAGCACATTTCTCAGGTGCATCAATCATCTCGAGGAGATCAACAGCGGACTGCTGCTGGTCGATGGGGACTTCGTTGGGTACCGCTTGAAAGACGACAGGCTCCATGAACTGAGGGCGTCGCAGATTTGTGCACGGCGTGCCGAAATCGGCATGGTCTTCCAGCATTTCAATCTGTTCCCGCATATGACCGTGCTTGAAAACCTCATGGAAGCTCCGGTCCGCGTCCGCGGTGAGAAGCGCGTCGAAGCGCGGCAACACGCTTTGGAGCTTTTGCGCCGAGTAGGGCTGGCCGAAAAGGCTTCCGCCTATCCAAGACAACTGTCCGGCGGCCAGCAGCAGCGAGTTGCGATCGCGCGAGCCTTGGCGATGCGCCCGAAAGTGTTGCTGTTCGATGAGCCGACCTCGGCGCTCGATCCCGAATTGGTCGGCGAGGTCCTCTCAGTCATGAAGGACCTGGCCCGTGACGGGATGACGATGGTCGTGGTCACGCATGAAATCGGATTCGCCCGTGAAGTCGCGGACCAGTTGATCTTCATGGACGGGGGAACCGTCATGGAACAAGGCGATCCGCGCGAGATGATCGCCAACCCCAAGTCACCCCGCACACGCGAGTTCCTGGCCAAAGTCCTTTAGCCGCGCTGGAACGACCAGACAGATAATCGGAGAATATTATGCACGATTTGCACCGGGCGCCGGCCGACGCCGCCGCGGAAACGACCAACTTTGACGAAGTCCTCGACCGCTCGACCCTGAGCACCGTCAAATGGGAAATGGAAATTGATCGTACCGGGAACAAATCCCTGCTCGGCTTCGGTACAGCAGATATGGACTTCCGGTCGCCCAAGCCAATTGCAGCGGCTCTTGAGCGCACCGCGCGGCTTGGCCATTTCGGGTACCCCTACAAGCCAAACAGCTACTACGACGCGCTGAGCGGCTTCTACAAGAGGCATTTCGGGTGGGAGATCAGGCGCGAGTGGATCGCCCACAATGTTGGCATCTACCCCTCCATGCGACCCTTGATCGATCGCCTGAGTGTCGAGGGCGACGAGATCATCTACCAGCCGCCGGTCCACTTCCAGTTCAGGAATATAGTGGCCGCCGCCGGTCGCGTGCCGGTTGCAAACCCTCTGATGCTACGCAATGGCCGTTATGAATTCGACTTCGATCAGCTGTCCCGCTGCGTAAGCAGCCGCACAAGACTGCTCTTGCTTTGCAACCCTCACAACCCTGTCGGCCGGGTATGGTCGCGAGAAGAATTGGCGCGGCTTGCGGAATTTTGCCAGCAGCACAACGTCGTTGTCGTTTCCGACGAGGTCTATTGCGGCCTGCTGCACGAAGGCGCTCACTTTACTCCTTTCGCGAGCGTTTCATCAGAGGCTCTCATGAATTCGGTGAGCCTGCTTTCCGCCAGCAAGATGTTTAATTTGACCGGACTGAAGCACTCTCAAGTCATTGCCGCCAATCCTCGGCTCATGCATGAGTATCTCGAGGGGTTGAAGCGCGATACCTCCGGCTACGGCGGTTCTCTATTCGGCCACGCCGCGACCGAGGTGGCATACCGGGATTGCGATGGGTGGCTGGGCGATCTCATGAGGTATGTTGCCGGAAACTATGCCTTCGCCGAGGCTTTCTTCAAGGAAAGACTTCCGCGTATTCGCGCGCGCCCGACGGAATCCACCTACTTCATGTGGCTTGACCTGTCGGATTACGGCATGTCGCACCAGGAAATGCTCGACTTGTTTGAAACAAGGCACGGCCTCGTCCTCAACTATGGTGAAGACTATGGGCCCGGCGGTGAAGGACATATCCGCCTGAATATCGGCACGCCAAGGTCTGTTCTTGCTCAAGGACTCGAGCGAATGGCGGAAGCATTGTCCAGCCACGAAAGATGATCGCGGCATTCCCCCCCTGTTAGCTATCACTCAACGATATGTCGGCGCGAACAAGTGCCGACACGCGATCCGTTCGAATTCGATATGCCGTGATGCATTGCGTAAGACGCCCATCTCCAACTCTTGTGAGGAAGCCATGGAAATCTCGACCCCTAACGCGCCCGCAGCTGTCGGTCCCTATAGCCAGGCGAGACGCCATGGAAATCTGCTTTTCGTTTCAGGCCAACTGCCTCTTGACCCCGTGACAGGGACCATGGCGAGCGACGCGGAAGCGCAGATGCGCCAGGTGCTGGCAAATATCGAAGCGATTGTGACTGCGGCGGGGGCAAAGATGTCCAATGTCCTGAAGACGACCGTGCTCGTGACCGATCTTTCGAAGTTCAAGCAGTTGAACGAGATTTATGCTGCGGCCTTCTCAAAGCCCTGTCCGGCACGCGCGACCTATCAGGTGGCGGCGTTGCCGATGGGCGCTCAAGTTGAAATCGAGGCTATCGCCGTCATTCCAGGTGAAGCGGATCATGTTTGTAAGGGATCCTGCGCCGCGGCGGCCTTGTAATGAAAACGCATCCCCTTAGAGGTTAGCGCGATGACAGATCAAGTTGATTTGGTCCCACTTGGCTTCTTCCCAACCCCGATCGACAACTGGGAAAACCTTGGGCGTGAACTCGGCATTTCGCTCAGCGCGAAGCGGGATGATCTTTCCGGCCTGGGCGGCGGCGGAAACAAGATCAGGAAGCTGCAATATCTTCTTGCCGAAGCCAAAGCGGAAAAGGCAACGACGCTGATCACGGCGGGCGCCGCGCAATCGAACCATGTCCGGCAAACCGCGGCTGTCGCCAGAAAACATGGCATGCGGCCTTTAGCCCTGCTTCGCGGGCAGCTGCCCTCCAACCCCTCGGGAAACCTGCTTCTCGATCGACTTTTGGGCGCGGAGTTGGAATTTCACGATCGTGACGACTTCAACGCCATGGTCGTGGACCTTATGCTGGAGCGCAAGGCAGAGCTGGAAGCCTCAGGCGAGCGCGCCTATGTCATCCCGATTGGCGGGTCGAGCCCCTTGGGAGCTCTTGGTTACGTCGATTGCGCCAAAGAGATGCGCGAGCAGTTCGATGCGCGCCGGCAGAGACATCCGGATTATATCGTGGTCGCAATGGGCTCGGGCGGCACGTATGCCGGCCTCGTCGCAGGATGCGCGCGATATCTGCCCAACACGCAAGTTCTCGGTATCGTTATTACAACAGCGGCCTTTGCTTCGCGCGAATGCGCGGCGTCATTGACGAACGACACCGCCCGACTTGCCGGTGTCGATCGGCGCTGGGATGCGGAAGATCTGTTGCTCAACTATCAGCATATCGGGCCGGAATACGGGATCGCCAGCGAAGAAGGGAATGCTGCAATCCGCAAGGTAGCAGGAGCTGAAGGGGTTTTTTTGGACCCGACATATACGGGAAAGGTCTTCGCGGGTTTGATCGCATCCCTCGGGGAGACGATCCCGGCAGGCAGTGATGTGGTTTTCGTGCACACCGGGGGAAGCCCAGCCCTTTTCGCACGCGGATAACGCGTTCCATCGAAATGGAACTCTCGGAGCACGTCGTTATTACCGCGGATCGCCAGCAATCACACTCCTAGCCAAGCGCGCGTCTCGCGTTGCATTTCAGCTTCCGTCACACACCCAGGAGCTTCGATGTCTGTTCTGAATACCTCGCTAAAGCCTTTCAAAGCGCATGTCTTCCGTCAGGGCCTCAACTCACGCTCAAGCAGCGTCATGACGACGTGCGTCGCGCCCCTTCCTTCTCGCTGAGTAGCCCAGGACGCGATATTAAACTGACCTTTGCCGGCTTCCACTCGGCCACGAATTCACGTCGCTTGTGCTCGCCCTTGTGTCGCTGTGCCGCCACTCAGTCACAGTTTCCGCCCCCACCTGCGCAACAGCTGCCGTAAAACTCTTGCGCACCCGTTGGCGCATGGCAGACCTGATGACCATCTGCACAGAGGGTCATCCTGCTGCAGATAAAGTCTTTGGACGTTGCTGCACCGATCGAGCCGGCACTCGGGTGGGACGTTAGTAGCTTGTGCTCACATAAACCGGGGCGGCTCACTTGAAGAACCGGGCGGGTGTTGTTCCGAACGTTTCGCGGAACGCTGCTACAAAACTGGAGGCGGACTCGTAACCGACATCCAAGGCGACATTGGTCACAGCTTCTCCGTAAGCCAGAAGTTCAAGTGCCGCCAGCAAGCGGAGACGTTGACGCCAGGCACCAAACGCAAGATGGGTTTCCCGCACGAAAATGCGTTCGACGGTTCTTGAACTCGCCCCCACTCGTGCAGCCAATGAGGCGAGTGGTTCGCGACTCGAGGGATCGCGCTTGAGGATCTCCACTATGCGCAAACCCCGTGGATCACTGGGGACAGGCAGATCGACAGGCGAGCGGTCGAGCGTCGCGATCTGGTCAAGCAAAACCTCGCAAAGCCGAGCTTCCTTCGAACCTGACTGATAGTTCCACGACAGACCCGCGCACGATGAGATCAGCTCGCGTACAAGCGGCGTCACCTCCACAACAACACACGACGATGAGGTCGGTGCACAAACAGCATCCGGGTCGATGTAAAGAACGCGGATTTCGGCTGCTCTCGCCACGCTCAATTTGTGGTCTGTATTTGCGCATATCCACAATGCCCGTGTGGGAGGAAGCACCCATCTGCTAGCTTGTGTCGATACGTGAATCACACCTTTTATCGCGTAAATCAGTTGGTGGCGCCGGTGATTGTGGAAAGATCCCTCACTTGATGACCAGCTTTCGACCTGGCCCACAACAGGAGCGGAGGCGAAATCAGGATCGGAGTCGTTTTGACGAGAGGGCAACATAGACGCAGATTATATCGATAAATCGTCGTGCGATCCAGTTGGAGAAACATCCGCTCTGACGGCATGGACGGGAAGCGCCGATCGCGAGTCCGGCCGTGGCGCTGTCGCGTCATCAATAAATATTGGCCGCCTGCAGATATTACCTCGCTGAATCGGCTGATATTCTGGCCCGCACTTCACCACGAGAGACGCAACGCGCCCGCCTCTACATTGTCGCAGGCGGGGCGGGGCGCCTACTGCGCAGCCACGTGGCCCGAAGCCGTGGAGAGGACAGAACAAATTATCCTACCGACTGCGTTTCCTATTCGCACCCGTTGGAGCCAAGCACGGCGCAATCAAAGGGTGTCATGATGGACTATGATCGCACGATATCAGCGTCGAACACGACACTCGAAATGCTCGATGATGGCGATGAGGCTCTTGGCGACCCGCGTGTCATGTTCCGATGGCATCATTACCCGTCGGCGCACGTGGTCACGCGCCATCTTCACGCCCGTGTCCAGCTTATTTGCGTTTTTGCCGGTGTGGTCCTGGTTGAAACAGACGGCGGGCGCTTTATGACGCCGCCCGGTCATGGCCTCGTTGTGCCTGCCGGGCTGCCACATTCTCACATCGTCCTCAGCGACGTAATGATGGTTTCCGTCTATTTGAATCCGACAGAAGGCGTTGGGCGGCAAGAGCCCTTTGTTTTTGAAGTGACGGATCTTGGCCGTAGCCTCTTGCTGGAAGCCGTCAAGCTGAAGGAAGCTGCCGTCGCAAACCCAAGGTCTTGTCTAGTGCAAGAACTCCTGCTCGAAGAGATCACGAATTTGGAAGAAAAACATCTCGTGCTCTCGTTGCCCTCAGATGTGAGGCTCGCAAACCTATGCCGCGGCTTCTTGGAAGCTCCAACGCCTAACGATCATATTGATGATTGGGCCGGGAAGCTCGGGATGAGCCGCAGAGCCTTCACGCGTTTTTTCCGCCGAGAGACTGGCGTAAGCTTTCTGAAATGGCGCCAACAGGCGATAGTGTTTTCAAGCTTGCCCCGTCTTTCAGCGGGGCAGCCGGTGACATCTGTCGCGCTCGAGGCGGGCTACGGCAATATCGGCGCCTTCACCACCATGTTCCGCCGGGTCATGGGCCTTCCCCCAAAACAGTATGCCAAAAGGGCAGGTCCTTTGCTAAGCGCTGACCATGTCAAACACGCAGGCTAGGGATCCGGCTATGGACGGAAATGTGGATTTTGCGAAAGACGGATCCTCCTTCGGCGAAGGGTGCACGATGTAGCGCTCGATCTTGGTCGCGAGCCTGAGGGTTTTTGGCAAGGCAACGAGGTTCGTCAAAAAAGCACAGCGTTTCGCAGCCGTCACAAGCTCAACGAGGCTGAACCAGAAAAACTCACAAACCAGTTGGCGCTGTCAGGATATCGCTACAGGCTGTCCGTTCCTCAATATCGGCCGCCGCGCAAGTCCTTTAAGCCTTTCCAGAACGCCTGGTGAATCTAGGACAATAGCGACGAGGCCGTGCGGATATGAACAAAGCGGATGTGAATCCCCCCTACGATATCTTCAGCGTGACCGTAAAAAAAGCGACGTTGATAACCCCGCTCTTGAAGCGCATAAGCGTGGATGCGCAAGAAGTATCGGGGCTGCGACCAGATCTGCCTGGTCAATACCTGAAAGTTTTCGTTCGCGACTCAGACGGATTTCGGCAGCCTGGGCGCGCTTATACTGTTAGGCGGTTCAATCCGACGACGAGTGAACTTGAGCTCGACTTTGTATTGCACGGCGACGAGGGCAACATATCCAGGTGGGCGTCCCGAGCAGAAGCCGGCGATAGATTGGAAATAAGCAGGCCTAACACGCGGAGCGGAATCTCGATTAATCCGGAAATCAGGAACTACATTCTTTTCGCCGACGAGACCGGTTTGCCAGCTGTCGCCGCCATCGTGGAGGCGCTTCCTCCGACGGCGGAAGCGCAAGTATTCATTGAGATCGCGAATGCTGAAGAGATGCAGTCCGTTGGCGCAGCGGCGGCAGTTTCAGTGCGCTGGCTCTGCCGCGAGCTCGGCGAGACACTGGTTGATGCTGTTAAGGATCTATCCGTCCCATCGGGTTCCCTGGTTTGGGTAACGGCAGAATCAGGCCAGGTTTCGGCGATCAGGACCGAGCTAAAAAGACAACAATCGCTTGAAACCTGCGCGGTTCATGCGAGCGGGTACTGGAAGAAGGGCGTGGCGGATCACCGCGAACCTGACTGACCTATGTCCCATTGGTGCAAATCGCGGTCGTGACCGATAGTGCGCAAGCGCTGCAGCACCTTTCCAAGCCGCCGAGGAGGGGCAGCGGAGTAGCGTCGTAGACGTAGGAAGTGGCACCCGAATTTACAGAGCAGGGGCGGGCACTAACATAGTGGGGCAAGCGCCCGGGTGCTTACCGCTTAGTCGATGTTGCCGTTTCAACTTGAAAGCGTCGCGATCCCGAGCCGGCTAAAACCTCTGGGAACGCCGGATGCGAGGAAGCGAGGGAGACCAACGCGCAGGTAGAGGACCCAACGGGCAGCCACGTTTCGACTGGCCTGTCGTCGCCAACGTCGACCTGAAGGCGGCAGGTTACCTGCGCGCCCACGCCTGTTGCACCGCACTGACGCTGCCCATCGGCAACGCCGGATCGATCGTCGTGATAAGCGTTGACGTAAGTCGGAACTCGCGCGTCTGCCCGGAGGTCGGCAGAATCCAGTGATGGTCATCGGGTGGACCCGCGCATAAGCATGCGGATCCTGTTCTTGACGGATTAGCGACGTAAGTCGGCATTATATCGAAAACCCGTTCTCCGTTCCAGAGTTAGATGGCTGGAACTCAGGAAATCAAAAGATGGGTCCATGACAGATTCGAAATTGAAGCTGGCCCGCAGGAATTCTGCGATCAACCCCGATGCTGATGTGCAGTTGCGAGACAGTAAGCGCGCTACGCGGCTTTCCTTCTTCATTTCAGGCTTCGCGCTGGCATGCTGGGCACCGATGGTGCCATACGCGCAAAGCCGCATTGACGCAGATTCTGCGACCTTGGGATCGGTGCTTCTGTGCCTTGGCCTTGGCGCGGTCGTGGGCATGCCGACTGCAGGTATAGTCTCCAACAGGATAGGAAGCAGGCCAGTCTTGATTGCCGGGGCTGTGGGCCTAGCCACGGTGCTGCCGCTCATGGCGGCGCTGGCGAACCCGATAGTCCTCGCAATTGCACTTCTGCTGTTTGGTTGCTCAATTGGCGCGATTGATGTCGCCACCAATATGCATGGAGCCGAAGTTCAAGATCTTGCAGGCGTGCCCCTGATGTCAGGGTTTCACGGCGTCTACAGTATTGGCGGGCTGGTCGGGGCGGCAGGAATGACTTTCCTTATCGCGGTCGGGCCCGGCGTCCTCGCCGCTTCCGCCGTGGCATCATTGGTTATGATCATTTGCATTGTTTGCGCGGTACCCGGATTTCTTAAAACGAAGCCAGCTTCCGACGGGGCGATTTTTGCGGTTCCCAGAGGAAGGGTGCTCGCGGTCGGTTTGCTTTTGATGGTCATCTTCCTAGCGGAAGGTGCGATGCTCGACTGGGGAGCCATTTTGCTGACCTCCAAGAAATTGAAAGTTTCATTTTCGGGCAGCGGCTATGCTCTCTTTGCAATCGCGATGACCGTTAGTAGATTTGTGGGCGACAAGGCGGTTGAACGCCTCGGCGAGTCCATGATGCTCGTCTTCGGCATTTCAGTGGCTGCTTTGGGTATAATCTTCGCCGCCTACGCCGAGACTGTCTCGATGACTTTGGCAGCCATCACCATCGCAGGGCTGGCCGCGGGAAATATAGTCCCGATCCTGTTCTCGCTCGCTGCGGTACAGCGATCGATGCCGGCCCCCCAAGCAATCGCCGCGACGGGAACGCTTGGTTATGCTGGAATTTTGATCGGACCCGCACTCATCGGTCACGCTGCCGAGGTCATTGGGCTTCCAAATGCAATTGCTGGCGTTGGCATATTAGCAATCGTCGCCCTGCTTCTCATTCCAGCGATCTCATTTCGTGAATCGACCATTGCCTCCGCGCATTGAGTGATCTGATTATCCTCAGTCCTTTGCCGCGTTGGAATTTGCACGGCAAAGGACCGATATTGGATCAGACTATATGGCTGGATTCGTCGATGAGGAACAACCTCTGGTGCGGCTGCTTCGCAGTGCCGACGACAGCGAAGCGGATGAGCGCGACAACAGCGACCGGCTGACCAAGATTGCCGAAAGCTTGGGATGCCGCCCTCCCAATCCG from Sinorhizobium terangae carries:
- a CDS encoding RidA family protein, whose product is MEISTPNAPAAVGPYSQARRHGNLLFVSGQLPLDPVTGTMASDAEAQMRQVLANIEAIVTAAGAKMSNVLKTTVLVTDLSKFKQLNEIYAAAFSKPCPARATYQVAALPMGAQVEIEAIAVIPGEADHVCKGSCAAAAL
- a CDS encoding helix-turn-helix domain-containing protein yields the protein MLPSRQNDSDPDFASAPVVGQVESWSSSEGSFHNHRRHQLIYAIKGVIHVSTQASRWVLPPTRALWICANTDHKLSVARAAEIRVLYIDPDAVCAPTSSSCVVVEVTPLVRELISSCAGLSWNYQSGSKEARLCEVLLDQIATLDRSPVDLPVPSDPRGLRIVEILKRDPSSREPLASLAARVGASSRTVERIFVRETHLAFGAWRQRLRLLAALELLAYGEAVTNVALDVGYESASSFVAAFRETFGTTPARFFK
- a CDS encoding 1-aminocyclopropane-1-carboxylate deaminase/D-cysteine desulfhydrase, producing MTDQVDLVPLGFFPTPIDNWENLGRELGISLSAKRDDLSGLGGGGNKIRKLQYLLAEAKAEKATTLITAGAAQSNHVRQTAAVARKHGMRPLALLRGQLPSNPSGNLLLDRLLGAELEFHDRDDFNAMVVDLMLERKAELEASGERAYVIPIGGSSPLGALGYVDCAKEMREQFDARRQRHPDYIVVAMGSGGTYAGLVAGCARYLPNTQVLGIVITTAAFASRECAASLTNDTARLAGVDRRWDAEDLLLNYQHIGPEYGIASEEGNAAIRKVAGAEGVFLDPTYTGKVFAGLIASLGETIPAGSDVVFVHTGGSPALFARG
- a CDS encoding ABC transporter substrate-binding protein: MTAIKSVMLSTAVLMASATASLADEVPLPAYVKDSGKLPIATTIYAPFSYIDESGKQVGLSVELAQAAAKTLGVELTIDQVPFTSLIPSLSADRIKIAWLNASVTEERLKQADFVAWMEDGTIASTLPENKDKYAKRTALCGGTVAVQSGTAADFSADQLNQECKTAGLQEFKKDIYPSQQDTVQAVITGRADAYLDDSTSAGYYSQVSKGKLVLTGEVFHKKPIGHIIKKGDAETATMLAATIQKLIDDGTYKAILDKYGMSSAAIAKPIVYTDVSQLKD
- a CDS encoding amino acid ABC transporter ATP-binding protein, with protein sequence MKTNHFERFGVSSSVMIHASDVRKSYGSYEVLKGVNVSVPNGSVACIIGPSGSGKSTFLRCINHLEEINSGLLLVDGDFVGYRLKDDRLHELRASQICARRAEIGMVFQHFNLFPHMTVLENLMEAPVRVRGEKRVEARQHALELLRRVGLAEKASAYPRQLSGGQQQRVAIARALAMRPKVLLFDEPTSALDPELVGEVLSVMKDLARDGMTMVVVTHEIGFAREVADQLIFMDGGTVMEQGDPREMIANPKSPRTREFLAKVL
- a CDS encoding amino acid ABC transporter permease, translated to MNVLPLKDDSVAAKHTTQFKVVPLRHPWRWTAAGLVAILMLLLMQAVVSNPNLQWPVVASYILNPIILQGLWITVGLTLAIMFFASVIGMIVALMMLSPSRMLSLPAAGFIWWFRGTPALVQLILWYNLSLIFKDITLWLPGLGTIFSIPTNTIMTPLVAAVVALSLHEAGYMAEIIRNGLKSVSRGQTEAALCLGMKPSLLLRRIVIPQAMRVIIPPTGNETINLLKTTSLVSIIAVGDLLYSAQAIYARTFETIPLLLVATFWYLVVVSIMTVGQGYLERYYSRDEAGHDSAPVGLSRLGLILTMREKWRAAQ
- a CDS encoding MFS transporter, which translates into the protein MTDSKLKLARRNSAINPDADVQLRDSKRATRLSFFISGFALACWAPMVPYAQSRIDADSATLGSVLLCLGLGAVVGMPTAGIVSNRIGSRPVLIAGAVGLATVLPLMAALANPIVLAIALLLFGCSIGAIDVATNMHGAEVQDLAGVPLMSGFHGVYSIGGLVGAAGMTFLIAVGPGVLAASAVASLVMIICIVCAVPGFLKTKPASDGAIFAVPRGRVLAVGLLLMVIFLAEGAMLDWGAILLTSKKLKVSFSGSGYALFAIAMTVSRFVGDKAVERLGESMMLVFGISVAALGIIFAAYAETVSMTLAAITIAGLAAGNIVPILFSLAAVQRSMPAPQAIAATGTLGYAGILIGPALIGHAAEVIGLPNAIAGVGILAIVALLLIPAISFRESTIASAH
- a CDS encoding AraC family transcriptional regulator — its product is MMDYDRTISASNTTLEMLDDGDEALGDPRVMFRWHHYPSAHVVTRHLHARVQLICVFAGVVLVETDGGRFMTPPGHGLVVPAGLPHSHIVLSDVMMVSVYLNPTEGVGRQEPFVFEVTDLGRSLLLEAVKLKEAAVANPRSCLVQELLLEEITNLEEKHLVLSLPSDVRLANLCRGFLEAPTPNDHIDDWAGKLGMSRRAFTRFFRRETGVSFLKWRQQAIVFSSLPRLSAGQPVTSVALEAGYGNIGAFTTMFRRVMGLPPKQYAKRAGPLLSADHVKHAG
- a CDS encoding MalY/PatB family protein, which produces MHDLHRAPADAAAETTNFDEVLDRSTLSTVKWEMEIDRTGNKSLLGFGTADMDFRSPKPIAAALERTARLGHFGYPYKPNSYYDALSGFYKRHFGWEIRREWIAHNVGIYPSMRPLIDRLSVEGDEIIYQPPVHFQFRNIVAAAGRVPVANPLMLRNGRYEFDFDQLSRCVSSRTRLLLLCNPHNPVGRVWSREELARLAEFCQQHNVVVVSDEVYCGLLHEGAHFTPFASVSSEALMNSVSLLSASKMFNLTGLKHSQVIAANPRLMHEYLEGLKRDTSGYGGSLFGHAATEVAYRDCDGWLGDLMRYVAGNYAFAEAFFKERLPRIRARPTESTYFMWLDLSDYGMSHQEMLDLFETRHGLVLNYGEDYGPGGEGHIRLNIGTPRSVLAQGLERMAEALSSHER
- a CDS encoding siderophore-interacting protein, whose product is MNKADVNPPYDIFSVTVKKATLITPLLKRISVDAQEVSGLRPDLPGQYLKVFVRDSDGFRQPGRAYTVRRFNPTTSELELDFVLHGDEGNISRWASRAEAGDRLEISRPNTRSGISINPEIRNYILFADETGLPAVAAIVEALPPTAEAQVFIEIANAEEMQSVGAAAAVSVRWLCRELGETLVDAVKDLSVPSGSLVWVTAESGQVSAIRTELKRQQSLETCAVHASGYWKKGVADHREPD